The Penaeus chinensis breed Huanghai No. 1 chromosome 36, ASM1920278v2, whole genome shotgun sequence genome includes a region encoding these proteins:
- the LOC125044674 gene encoding uncharacterized protein LOC125044674 has protein sequence MGISSLLSLSVIAILFGQRHCIAFFLHDGCLIMEHYSIRTFEDSISFLMLFPPKDDFFLTITQDTPSSYFYPARGIAHEGPQTWMQMDLLLSDSIEMRFQNGTTWMKEATPVKRLVPKSVSMSFGLWAPNCPQKMPFWTLREKAASLQRDLWDNQDVTFSLVSTAGSLVYLDIGRENLLLCWDATTDQLVVGFVKSVDRRCQPLPPLLPMWLRVEFKERMVTLSSPDRAGRILRSFSLRPTTARLAIKTLRTTGEVYVVEHVDGYPEPTRVLPLSQEEASAAQNKSAWVWVWACVSVVCILSLMLLAAVWLSFVFYSRWQRAKEVLLLLRKGGDDAGRESQGAPVTTKDNFYTPQPVVPPLPLSLLAPPTVVPARSLEDQYLTPRKYQTLVESEHVYEEVDAVARWSASKKAQGKANKAFEKVLPKEGSCDGIS, from the exons ATGGGAATCTCCAGCCTATTGTCTCTCTCGGTCATTGCCATCCTGTTCGGCCAAAGACACTGCATAGCATTCTTCTTACACGACG GATGCCTCATAATGGAACACTACAGCATAAGGACGTTCGAAGACTCCATTAGCTTCCTCATGCTATTTCCTCCCAAGGATGATTTCTTCCTGACTATCACCCAGGATAcgccttcctcctacttctaccCGGCGAGAGGCATAGCACACGAAGGGCCTCAGACATGGATGCAGATGGATCTCCTCCTGAGCGACTCCATCGAAATGCGCTTTCAGAATGGGACGACGTGGATGAAGGAAGCCACTCCTGTAAAGAGGCTTGTTCCTAAATCCGTTTCCATGTCCTTTGGTCTTTGGGCACCGAACTGTCCACAGA AAATGCCTTTCTGGACGCTGCGGGAAAAGGCAGCGTCCTTGCAGCGTGATCTATGGGATAATCAAGACGTAACCTTTTCCCTGGTTTCAACTGCTGGGTCTTTGGTGTACCTAGACATAGGGAGGGAAAATTTATTGTTGTGCTGGGATGCTACAACTGACCAGCTTGTTGTGGGTTTTGTGAAATCAGTGGATAGAAGATGCCAACCTTTACCTCCTCTCCTGCCGATGTGGCTGCGAGTCGAGTTCAAAGAGAGGATGGTTACG CTCAGCAGCCCCGACCGCGCCGGTAGAATCTTGAGATCTTTCTCTCTGCGTCCAACGACAGCTAGACTTGCCATCAAGACCCTGAGAACCACGGGAGAGGTGTATGTGGTGGAACACGTCGATGGTTATCCAGAGCCTACTCGTGTTCTTCCTTTGTCACAAGAGGAAGCTTCAGCTGCCCAAA ATAAAtcggcgtgggtgtgggtgtgggcgtgtgtctCTGTCGTTTGCATCCTCTCCTTGATGCTGTTGGCGGCTGTTTGGTTATCCTTCGTCTTTTATTCACGCTGGCAGAGGGCAAAGGAG GTGTTGCTGTTGCTGCGGAAGGGAGGAGACGACGCCGGGCGGGAGAGCCAGGGCGCGCCCGTCACCACCAAGGACAACTTCTACACCCCCCAGCCCGTGGTCCCCCCTCTGCCCTTGTCACTACTTGCTCCTCCTACCGTTGTCCCCGCCAGGTCACTGGAAGATCAATATTTGACCCCGAGAAAGTACCAAACGCTGGTCGAATCCGAGCACGTGTACGAGGAGGTGGACGCCGTGGCGAGGTGGTCGGCCTCGAAGAAAGCCCAAGGGAAGGCAAACAAGGCTTTTGAAAAGGTTTTGCCGAAAGAGGGGAGTTGCGATGGGATTTCGTGA